From the genome of Cellvibrio japonicus Ueda107, one region includes:
- the znuC gene encoding zinc ABC transporter ATP-binding protein ZnuC, with translation MSLLINAEGISLSRRGRQILQQVDITLKAGKILTLIGPNGAGKTSLVRCLLGLTRPDTGHIRQTAGLRIGYMPQKIHLETSLPLTVSRFLALGGKPRLDLTEVAQMTGIDKLTGLPMQSLSGGETQRVLLARALLRDPQLLVLDEPVQGVDVSGQTALYRLIHEIRNRRGCGVLLVSHDLHLVMANSDTVVCLNQHVCCHGHPEQVTSDPAYLALFGDLPERDQQQIAIYTHHHDHQHDVHGKVIRPHVHGPHCEH, from the coding sequence ATGAGCCTGTTGATCAATGCCGAGGGAATCAGCTTGAGCCGCCGCGGACGGCAGATACTGCAACAGGTAGATATTACCCTTAAAGCGGGCAAGATCCTGACGTTGATTGGCCCTAACGGTGCCGGCAAAACCAGCCTTGTGCGCTGCCTGCTGGGCCTGACCCGTCCGGATACAGGACACATCCGGCAAACAGCCGGACTGCGTATCGGTTATATGCCACAAAAAATCCATCTGGAAACCAGCCTTCCCCTGACTGTCAGCCGTTTCCTTGCCCTGGGTGGTAAACCGCGCCTGGATTTGACCGAGGTTGCACAGATGACCGGCATCGACAAGCTCACCGGTTTACCGATGCAGTCCCTCTCCGGTGGCGAAACCCAGCGGGTTTTATTGGCGCGCGCACTGCTGCGCGATCCGCAATTGCTGGTATTGGATGAGCCGGTTCAGGGGGTTGATGTGAGCGGCCAAACCGCGCTCTATCGCCTGATCCATGAAATACGCAATCGCCGCGGTTGCGGAGTGCTGCTAGTGTCCCATGACCTGCATCTGGTGATGGCTAACTCGGACACGGTGGTTTGCCTCAACCAACATGTATGCTGCCATGGGCACCCCGAACAGGTAACCAGTGACCCTGCCTACCTTGCCCTGTTTGGCGACCTGCCAGAACGCGACCAGCAGCAGATTGCGATCTACACCCACCATCACGATCACCAGCACGATGTGCATGGCAAGGTGATTCGCCCCCATGTCCACGGCCCCCATTGCGAACATTGA
- the znuB gene encoding zinc ABC transporter permease subunit ZnuB: protein MPDFLYLALLAGLAVALVAGPLGSFAVWRRMAYFGDTLAHSALLGITLGLLLEINLNLAVALGCLVLALILVGLQQQRYLATDTLLGILSHSTLALGLVCVSLFSESRVDLMAYLFGDILAVTPGETLGVWLVSLVVVATLVGFWRPLLSITVHEDLARIEGIPVDAVRTLLMLLMALVIAIAMKVVGVLLITALLIIPAAASRRLSHTPEQMAIIASLLGALAVCLGLSASYWWDSPAGPSIVLSATLLFSLTLLKRQGD, encoded by the coding sequence ATGCCTGATTTTCTCTACCTCGCCCTGCTTGCGGGATTGGCTGTCGCCCTGGTAGCCGGCCCACTGGGTTCCTTTGCTGTCTGGCGGCGCATGGCCTACTTCGGCGATACCCTTGCCCATTCGGCACTGCTCGGTATTACCCTGGGATTATTACTGGAAATTAACCTGAACCTGGCGGTGGCACTCGGCTGCCTGGTATTGGCGCTGATCCTGGTGGGATTGCAACAACAGCGCTACCTGGCAACCGATACCCTGCTGGGTATCCTCTCCCACTCAACCCTGGCCCTGGGGTTAGTCTGTGTCAGCCTGTTCAGTGAGAGTCGTGTCGACCTGATGGCCTATTTGTTTGGGGACATCCTGGCGGTAACGCCGGGTGAGACCCTGGGGGTGTGGCTCGTCAGCCTGGTGGTCGTGGCTACCCTGGTCGGGTTCTGGCGACCATTGCTGTCCATCACGGTTCACGAAGACCTGGCGCGCATCGAAGGTATTCCTGTCGATGCGGTGCGCACCCTGCTTATGTTGCTCATGGCCCTGGTCATTGCCATCGCCATGAAAGTCGTGGGTGTTCTATTGATTACAGCCCTGCTGATCATCCCCGCCGCCGCAAGCCGCCGTTTGAGCCATACCCCGGAGCAGATGGCTATCATCGCCAGCCTGCTGGGCGCCCTGGCAGTATGCCTTGGATTGAGTGCCTCCTATTGGTGGGATAGTCCCGCCGGCCCGTCCATCGTACTCAGCGCGACATTGTTGTTCAGCCTGACGCTGCTAAAGAGGCAGGGAGATTGA